CCTCCTCGGCGAGCAGGACCTTGACCGTCTCCCGCAGCGACGTGGGGAGGTTCTTGCCGACATAGTCGGCGCGGATGGGGAGTTCGCGGTGGCCGCGGTCGACCAGGACCGCGAGCTGCACGGCGCGCGGCCGGCCGATGTCGCCCAGCGCGTCGAGCGCGGCGCGGATGGTGCGGCCGGAGAAGAGCACGTCGTCGACGAGGACGACCAGCCGGCCGTCGATGCCGTCACCGGGGATCTCGGTGCGGGCCAGCGTGCGGGCGGGCCGCATACGCAGGTCGTCGCGGTACATGGTGATGTCGAGGGAGCCGACCGGGATCTTGCGGCCGGTGATCTCTTCGAGCTTGTCGGCGAGCCGGCGGGCGAGGAAGACACCGCGGGTCGGAATGCCGAGAAGCACCACGTCGTCGGCGCCCTTGGCGCGTTCGACGATCTCGTGGGCGATGCGGGTCAGTACCCGCGCGATGTCGGGAGCCTCGAGAACGGGGCGGGCGACATCGGAACTGCCTTGCGTGTCCATATGAAACGGACCTCCTTCTCCGCCTCACGGGACGGATCTTAAAGGACGTCGAAATTGCGCCACCCACGTTACCAGGGCCTTGCGCGGCCCCTTGTACCGCCCCTTGTACCGCCCCTTGTCCGGCCCGGGCAGAGACCGGTGTGGACCATTCGGCTTGACGCATCCAAGTAACGCTGCGTAACCTCACAGTGAGTTACCAGCCGCGCGGCGGAGCCGCACGTTGTCACAGCGTCCGGGGAGCTATATGTCCAGCGAATACGCAAAGCAGCTCGGGGCCAAGCTCCGCGCCATCCGCACCCAGCAGGGACTTTCCCTCCACGGCGTGGAAGAGAAGTCCCAGGGCCGCTGGAAGGCCGTAGTGGTCGGGTCGTACGAACGCGGTGACCGTGCCGTCACCGTGCAGCGCCTCGCCGAGCTGGCGGACTTCTACGGCGTCCCGGTGCAGGAACTGCTTCCGGGCACCACGCCGGGCGGGGCCGCCGAGCCGCCGCCGAAGCTCGTCCTGGACCTGGAGCGCCTGGCCCATGTGCCGCAGGAGAAGGCAGGTCCGCTCCAGCGGTATGCCGCCACGATCCAGTCCCAGCGGGGCGACTACAACGGCAAGGTGCTGTCGATCCGTCAGGACGACCTGCGCACGCTGGCCGTGATCTACGACCAGTCGCCGTCGGTTCTGACCGAGCAGCTCATCAGCTGGGGCGTCCTCGACGCGGACGCGCGGCGCGCGGTCGCCCACGACGAGGGCTGACGCCACTTCAGGAGAAACGTCACGTCGCCGTCACCTCGGCGTCATGTCGGAGGGCGAACCCGGCTGTTCCGGGTTCGCCCTCCGCTGCGTTTCTCCGGGGACGCCCTTCAGACGTGTCCGGGGTTCGGGGCGGAGCCCCGACGGGGCGGCCAGGACATGCACCAGGCCCGAAGCCCAGGACTGTTCGTCCTGGGCTTCGGGCCTGGTGCAGCCGTCCGGCTGCCCGGTCAGTCGCGGTCGCGCCGCAGACTCGGCTTGAGGTCCTTGAAGCGGCCCAGCAGGCCGTTCACGAACGACGGGGACTCATCGGTGGAGAACTCCTTGGCGAGTTGCACCGCCTCGTCGATCACCACCGCGTCCGGGGTCTCGTCGACCCACACCAGCTCGTACGCACCGAGCCGGATGATGTTCCGGTCGACAACCGGCATC
The Streptomyces lunaelactis genome window above contains:
- the bldD gene encoding transcriptional regulator BldD encodes the protein MSSEYAKQLGAKLRAIRTQQGLSLHGVEEKSQGRWKAVVVGSYERGDRAVTVQRLAELADFYGVPVQELLPGTTPGGAAEPPPKLVLDLERLAHVPQEKAGPLQRYAATIQSQRGDYNGKVLSIRQDDLRTLAVIYDQSPSVLTEQLISWGVLDADARRAVAHDEG
- the pyrR gene encoding bifunctional pyr operon transcriptional regulator/uracil phosphoribosyltransferase PyrR; its protein translation is MDTQGSSDVARPVLEAPDIARVLTRIAHEIVERAKGADDVVLLGIPTRGVFLARRLADKLEEITGRKIPVGSLDITMYRDDLRMRPARTLARTEIPGDGIDGRLVVLVDDVLFSGRTIRAALDALGDIGRPRAVQLAVLVDRGHRELPIRADYVGKNLPTSLRETVKVLLAEEDGRDTVLLGERSEVGVPPDEVWGSETAPAGEQ